The Dioscorea cayenensis subsp. rotundata cultivar TDr96_F1 chromosome 7, TDr96_F1_v2_PseudoChromosome.rev07_lg8_w22 25.fasta, whole genome shotgun sequence genome includes a region encoding these proteins:
- the LOC120264703 gene encoding DNA glycosylase/AP lyase ROS1: MDEQEENDEYRYLFAIWKPGENAESSEPPINHCSFQGFDELCNNMACFRCNGLREAKSETVRGTLLIPCRTAMRGRFPLNGTYFQVNEVFADNKSSKDPIVVPRNWLWNLPRKICYFGTGISTIFRGLTMEEIQFCMGQGTVCIRGFDRETRRVELLYKKITCSCKSTRFGLHGNSV; the protein is encoded by the exons ATGGATGAACAAGAGGAAAATGATGAATATCGGTACCTATTTGCTATATGGAAACCAG GTGAAAACGCAGAATCAAGCGAGCCACCCATAAATCACTGTAGCTTTCAAGGATTTGATGAACTCTGCAACAACATGGCTTGCTTTCGATGCAACGGTTTACGGGAAGCAAAATCAGAAACAGTTAGAGGCACACTTCTG ATACCTTGCAGAACAGCAATGAGAGGGAGATTCCCACTAAATGGAACTTATTTTCAAGTCAATGAG GTTTTTGCTGATAACAAGTCCAGTAAAGACCCGATTGTTGTTCCTAGGAATTGGTTATGGAACCTCCCaagaaaaatttgttattttggaACCGGCATTTCAACAATTTTCCGAG GTCTAACAATGGAAGAGATACAATTCTGCATGGGTCAAG GAACTGTATGCATCCGAGGATTTGACAGGGAAACAAGAAGAGTAGAACTTCTCTATAAAAAGATTACATGTTCCTGCAA ATCAACACGTTTTGGTTTACATGGGAATTCTGTATGA
- the LOC120264702 gene encoding kinesin-like protein KIN-12E: protein MLGNLSSGTSNGGHSHQGVVARDKGSLCRTPRGIIDSKALMPVHVPHFELSEDPSFWNDHNVQILIRVRPINSAELGSQGNTRCLVQESSQTVAWTGHPDTRFTFDHVACETISQEKLFRVVGLPMVENCMSGYNSCMFAYGQTGSGKTYTMMGDFHEMDNMLSEDCGMTPRIFEYLFMRIKQEEGARNDEQLKYSCKCSFLEIYNEQITDLLEPSSTNLQLREDMKKGVYVENLKECEVSSVKDVLELLLKGAANRKIAATRMNSESSRSHCVFTCIIESRWEKDSLLHLRYGQLNLVDLAGSSRQKSSGAEGERLKEAANINRSLSTLGLVIMTLVDVANGKNRHVPYRDSKLTFLLQDSLGGNSKTTIIATVSPSICSAGETLSTLKFAQRAKLIQNNAKVNEDASGDVMALQQQIQKLKDQVVFLIKHQNIQRFPGPLSTSLEQVNLHDCHDDHGSSQNGNPDALKDPSLLNEKIEFLETALIGSLRREKMVEATVRRLEAEIEHMNRLIHQREEMMPNISKPYWKCLLTDLLSSDGYLMEEKISLSEENKLLRERIDRNPELTQFALENKRLLEQLRVFQEFNQEGERDMLL from the exons ATGTTGGGGAATTTGAGCTCGGGAACTAGTAATGGCGGGCATTCTCATCAGGGAGTGGTGGCAAGGGATAAGGGTAGCTTGTGCCGGACTCCGAGAGGGATAATCGATTCCAAAGCTTTAATGCCGGTTCACGTCCCGCATTTTGAGCTCAGTGAAGACCCCTCCTTCTGGAACGATCACAACGTGCAG ATTTTGATAAGAGTTCGGCCAATTAACAGTGCTGAGTTGGGCTCCCAAGGTAACACCAGATGCTTGGTGCAGGAGAGCTCGCAGACAGTGGCATGGACAGGGCATCCCGATACCAGATTTACATTTGATCATGTAGCATGCGAGACCATTTCTCAG GAGAAGCTCTTCAGAGTTGTTGGACTGCCAATGGTTGAGAATTGCATGTCAGGATATAATAGCTGTATGTTTGCATATGGTCAA ACTGGCAGCGGAAAGACATATACTATGATGGGGGATTTTCATGAGATGGACAATATGCTCAGTGAGGATTGTGGGATGACTCCTCGAATCTTCGAGTATCTATTCATGAGAATAAAGCAG GAAGAGGGGGCTAGAAATGATGAGCAGCTGAAGTATAGTTGTAAGTGTTCCTTCCTCGAGATCTACAATGAGCAGATAACAGATCTCCTTGAACCATCATCTACCAATCTGCAG CTGAGAGAAGACATGAAGAAAGGTGTCTATGTTGAAAATCTCAAGGAATGCGAAGTATCTTCTGTCAAGGATGTCCTTGAACTTCTTCTAAAG GGAGCTGCAAATAGAAAAATTGCGGCAACCCGCATGAATAGTGAGAGCAGTCGCTCCCACTGTGTTTTCACCTGCATCATTGAGAGCCGATGGGAGAAAGACTCATTGCTACACCTTCGATATGGACAGCTGAATTTAGTGGACCTTGCTGGTTCCAG TAGGCAGAAAAGCTCTGGTGCAGAAGGAGAGCGTTTGAAGGAAGCTGCAAATATCAatagatccttatcaactcttGG ACTAGTAATAATGACGCTGGTCGATGTAGCAAATGGGAAAAATCGTCATGTTCCTTACAGGGATTCTAAGCTCACTTTTCTTCTTCAG GATTCCCTCGGTGGAAATTCTAAAACAACAATTATAGCAACTGTCAGCCCATCAATCTg CTCGGCGGGTGAAACACTGAGCACTTTAAAGTTTGCCCAACGTGCCAAGCTAATACAGAACAAT GCTAAAGTGAATGAAGATGCTTCAGGAGATGTAATGGCTTTACAGCAACAAATACAAAAACTGAAG GATCAGGTGGTCTTTCTCATCAAGCATCAGAATATCCAGAGGTTCCCGGGTCCTTTATCTACGAGTCTTGAGCAAGTCAATTTGCATGATTGTCATGATGATCATGGTTCTTCTCAAAATGGTAACCCTGATGCTCTCAAAGATCCCAGCCTCCTAAATGAAAAG ATTGAATTCCTGGAAACTGCTTTAATTGGCTCTTTACGAAGAGAGAAAATGGTAGAGGCTACAGTAAGGAGATTAGAAGCTGAAATTGAGCACATGAACAGACTG ATCCACCAAAGGGAAGAGATGATGCCCAACATATCAAAGCCAT actGGAAATGCTTGCTGACTGACTTGTTATCTTCTGATGGATATCTCATGGAGGAAAAAATTTCCCTTTCTGAAGAGAATAAGTTATTGCGAGAAAGAATAGATAGGAACCCAGAGTTAACTCAATTTGCCCTGGAAAATAAAAGACTGTTGGAGCAACTTAGAGT GTTTCAAGAATTCAATCAAGAAGGAGAACGTGACATGCTACTATAA